Proteins encoded together in one Microplitis mediator isolate UGA2020A chromosome 7, iyMicMedi2.1, whole genome shotgun sequence window:
- the LOC130671180 gene encoding cyclin-dependent kinase 9: MNTKEKEKYIEEFDFPHCDESSKYEKVAKIGQGTFGEVFKARDKKNNKKFVAMKKVLMDNEKEGFPITALREIRILQLLKHENVVNLIEICRTKATQYNRYRSTFYLVFDFCEHDLAGLLSNVNVKFSLGEIKKVMQQLLNGLYYIHSNKILHRDMKAANVLITKNGILKLADFGLARAFSVSKPGQANRYTNRVVTLWYRPPELLLGDRNYGPPVDLWGAGCIMAEMWTRSPIMQGNTEQQQLTLISQLCGSITTEVWPGVESLDLFNKMDLPKGQKRKVKERLKPYVKDAYACDLLDKLLILDPSKRYDSDSALNHDFFWTDPMPCDLSKMLAQHTQSMFEYLAPPRRPGHMRHPHHQVPGGAARPTTSVTDSGYQDRVF, from the exons ATGAATACTAAAGAAAaggaaaaatatattgaagaGTTTGATTTTCCACACTGTGATGAATcttcaaaatatgaaaaagtCGCTAAAATTGGACAGGGTACCTTTGg AGAGGTATTCAAAGCTAGGGATAAAAAGAACAATAAGAAATTTGTAGCCATGAAAAAAGTTCTCATGGACAATGAAAAAGAAGGg TTTCCAATCACTGCCTTAAGAGAGATTAGAATATTGCAATTGCTCAAGCATGAAAATGTTGTTAATCTTATCGAAATTTGTCGTACTAAAGCTACTCAATATAATCGTTATCGTTCCACGTTTTACCTCGTTTTTGATTTCTGTGAGCATGATCTTGCTGGCCTCCTCTCAAATGTAAATGTTAAATTTAGTTTAggtgaaattaaaaaagtaatgcAACAGTTATTAAACGGCCTGTACTACATTCACAGTAATaag atTTTACACAGAGATATGAAAGCAGCGAATGTTCTCATTACAAAAAATGGAATATTAAAACTCGCTGATTTCGGGTTAGCGAGAGCATTCAGTGTAAGCAAACCTGGACAAGCAAACCGATACACCAACCGTGTAGTAACACTCTGGTATAGGCCACCTGAATTACTTCTTGGAGATCGAAATTATGGACCCCCAGTTGATTTGTGGGGAGCTGGATGCATTATGGCAGAAATGTGGACTAG GTCTCCAATAATGCAAGGTAATACCGAACAACAACAACTCACTTTGATATCACAATTATGCGGTTCGATAACAACAGAAGTTTGGCCAGGTGTTGAAAGTCTcgatttatttaacaaaatggaTTTACCCAAAGGacaaaaaagaaaa gtGAAAGAAAGGCTGAAGCCATACGTAAAAGATGCGTACGCCTGTGATTTATTAGATAAACTTCTTATTCTCGATCCAAGCAAACGATACGACTCCGACTCAGCTTTAAATCACGATTTTTTTTGGACCGATCCAATGCCCTGTGATCTTAGTAAAATGTTGGCCCAACATACCCAGAGCATGTTTGAATACTTGGCGCCACCACGAAGACCCGGACACATGCGTCATCCCCATCATCAAGTTCCTGGTGGCGCAGCCAGACCAACAACGAGTGTAACTGACAGTGGTTATCAAGATcgagttttttaa